The Methanosphaera sp. BMS genome contains a region encoding:
- the lonB gene encoding ATP-dependent protease LonB — MQDEINPEEYADTDTIHIPEMLIDQIIGQEEAVETIKKAAKQRRNVLLIGEPGIGKSMIAKAMAELLPPEDLQDILIYPNIENPNNPLVGVMPAGQGQKVMENAKKNIKGQEERKNMIMIAVMALIMAIGFMTNQFLTAIIAVGIIFFAFYQIKPKNQQSSPKLLVNNDQKNVAPFIDATGAHAGALLGDVRHDPYQSGGLGTPAHERVESGMIHRANKGVLYIDEIGTMTMKTQQELLTALQEHKYQITGQSDNSSGAMVRTDAVPCDFVLVASGNLEVLEDMHIALRSRIRGYGYEVFMKDSMKDTPENRKKLGQFVAQEIKNDGRIPQFTKEAVAEVIKEAQRRAGKKDSLTLKLRDLGGLVRAAGDIAVEENANKVTPDHVFEAKKQSRTLEQQIADRYISQRKEYSVFANEGSKIGCINGLAVIGNSSGIVLPIAAEAAPSQSKEEGKIIAAGKLGDIAKEAVQNVGAIIKKSIGTDISNYDIHIQFVQSYDGVEGDSASVSMATAIISAIENIPIDQTLALTGSLSVRGTVLPIGGATYKIEAAAESGMKKVLIPASNINDVLIDKKYKDMIEIIPVETLTDVLEHALVGPKKDEFIKTLKENKIDKIKEMIPKASDIVTPQITKN; from the coding sequence CCATATTCCAGAAATGCTTATTGACCAGATAATAGGCCAGGAAGAAGCTGTTGAAACCATAAAAAAGGCGGCCAAACAACGAAGAAACGTGCTGCTTATTGGAGAACCGGGTATCGGTAAATCAATGATAGCAAAGGCAATGGCCGAACTGTTACCACCGGAAGATTTACAGGACATACTGATATATCCAAATATAGAAAATCCAAACAATCCATTGGTAGGCGTTATGCCTGCAGGCCAGGGACAAAAAGTAATGGAAAATGCCAAGAAAAACATAAAAGGTCAGGAAGAAAGAAAAAACATGATAATGATAGCGGTAATGGCTCTTATCATGGCTATCGGATTTATGACAAACCAATTCCTAACTGCAATCATTGCGGTAGGTATAATCTTCTTTGCATTCTACCAGATTAAACCAAAAAACCAGCAGTCATCACCTAAACTACTGGTAAACAATGACCAAAAGAACGTTGCACCATTTATCGATGCAACGGGTGCCCATGCAGGTGCATTACTGGGAGATGTAAGACACGACCCATACCAATCAGGAGGTCTTGGAACACCAGCACACGAAAGAGTTGAAAGCGGTATGATACACCGTGCCAACAAGGGAGTTCTTTACATAGATGAAATCGGTACAATGACTATGAAAACCCAACAGGAACTACTGACCGCACTTCAGGAACACAAGTACCAAATTACCGGTCAAAGTGACAACAGCAGTGGTGCAATGGTAAGAACAGATGCAGTTCCATGTGACTTTGTACTTGTAGCTTCAGGAAACCTTGAAGTACTGGAAGATATGCACATAGCCCTAAGATCCAGGATAAGAGGATACGGTTATGAAGTATTTATGAAGGACAGCATGAAGGATACACCTGAAAACCGTAAGAAACTTGGCCAATTCGTGGCTCAGGAAATCAAAAATGATGGAAGGATACCTCAGTTTACAAAAGAGGCTGTTGCAGAAGTCATTAAAGAAGCACAACGTAGAGCTGGTAAAAAAGATTCCTTAACATTAAAATTAAGGGATTTAGGTGGTCTTGTACGTGCAGCAGGAGATATTGCGGTAGAGGAAAATGCAAACAAGGTAACACCGGACCACGTGTTTGAAGCTAAAAAACAGTCAAGAACATTAGAACAACAAATAGCAGACAGATACATCTCACAAAGAAAAGAATACAGTGTATTTGCAAACGAAGGTTCAAAAATAGGATGCATAAACGGATTAGCAGTTATCGGAAACTCCAGTGGTATAGTACTACCTATTGCAGCTGAAGCAGCACCATCACAAAGTAAGGAAGAGGGAAAAATAATCGCTGCAGGTAAACTGGGAGACATAGCAAAAGAAGCAGTTCAAAACGTTGGTGCAATCATCAAGAAAAGTATTGGAACAGACATATCAAACTATGACATACACATCCAATTTGTACAGTCATATGATGGAGTGGAAGGAGACAGTGCAAGTGTATCAATGGCAACCGCCATCATATCCGCAATAGAAAACATACCAATCGATCAGACACTGGCATTGACAGGTTCACTCAGTGTTCGTGGAACCGTACTGCCTATAGGTGGTGCAACATACAAGATAGAAGCCGCCGCAGAATCCGGAATGAAAAAGGTCTTAATCCCTGCAAGTAACATCAATGATGTATTAATCGACAAGAAATACAAGGACATGATAGAAATCATCCCTGTAGAAACATTGACTGATGTACTTGAACATGCACTTGTAGGACCTAAAAAGGACGAATTTATCAAAACATTGAAAGAGAACAAAATTGATAAAATCAAAGAAATGATTCCAAAGGCTTCTGACATCGTAACCCCCCAAATAACCAAAAATTAG